In one window of Streptomyces roseofulvus DNA:
- a CDS encoding nitronate monooxygenase, which yields MRKTLAAALGIEVSLLQSGMGGVAGTELACAVSDAGAAGCLGGYKLVGEGMSAALARLTEGTDRPVGVNLIPEVVGPEELDRQVAQVLDETPGRVYLSFFGMPDDAVFDRVNAAGRKLVVQVGTVEDGVRAAGHGSVVVAQGTEAGGHLLGEGGRDALVTALREELPEACIVAAGGIGSPDQAARALSAGADGVLLGTAFVVADESRAHSYFKGAVVTADGTDTVISDVYEIGWPGRRHRVLETSATRDPKQARKFIGRTEVEGQRYLIPRFSAAAPTEATSGRIEEMAMYCGLSCDTISGGRPAADIVADFARILQSVEIFESGTG from the coding sequence ATGCGGAAGACGCTGGCCGCGGCGCTCGGCATCGAAGTGAGCCTCCTCCAGTCGGGCATGGGGGGCGTCGCGGGAACGGAACTGGCGTGCGCGGTGTCCGACGCCGGCGCGGCGGGCTGCCTGGGCGGCTACAAGCTCGTCGGCGAAGGGATGTCGGCCGCGCTCGCCCGGCTGACCGAGGGAACCGACCGGCCCGTCGGCGTGAACCTCATTCCGGAGGTGGTCGGGCCGGAGGAGCTGGACCGCCAGGTCGCGCAGGTGCTCGACGAGACGCCCGGGCGGGTGTACCTGTCCTTCTTCGGCATGCCGGACGACGCCGTGTTCGACCGGGTCAACGCCGCGGGACGGAAGCTCGTCGTCCAGGTCGGAACCGTGGAGGACGGCGTGCGGGCCGCCGGACACGGCTCCGTGGTGGTGGCGCAGGGTACCGAGGCGGGCGGCCACCTCCTGGGCGAGGGGGGCAGGGACGCCCTGGTCACCGCGCTGCGCGAGGAGCTGCCGGAGGCGTGCATCGTCGCCGCCGGCGGCATCGGATCACCGGACCAGGCCGCCCGGGCCCTGTCCGCCGGCGCCGACGGCGTCCTGCTCGGCACCGCCTTCGTCGTCGCGGACGAGTCACGGGCCCACTCCTACTTCAAGGGAGCGGTGGTCACCGCCGACGGGACGGACACGGTCATCTCCGACGTCTACGAGATCGGGTGGCCCGGCAGGCGTCACCGCGTGCTGGAGACGTCCGCCACCCGCGACCCGAAACAGGCCAGGAAATTCATCGGCCGGACCGAGGTCGAGGGACAGCGGTATCTGATACCGCGGTTCAGCGCCGCGGCGCCGACGGAGGCGACCAGCGGCCGGATCGAGGAAATGGCGATGTACTGCGGGCTTTCCTGCGACACCATTTCCGGCGGACGGCCGGCGGCCGACATCGTCGCCGACTTCGCTCGCATCCTGCAAAGCGTCGAAATCTTCGAATCAGGAACAGGATAG
- a CDS encoding acyl carrier protein gives MTADPMQDVRDFILERNPAVGPLTPQMDLIDSRAINSLAFVDFIFLLEELTGELIDPEDLDLDDFRTLDAIEARFFKQKAAQ, from the coding sequence ATGACCGCCGATCCGATGCAGGACGTCCGCGACTTCATCCTGGAGCGCAACCCGGCGGTCGGCCCGCTGACCCCCCAGATGGATCTGATCGACAGCCGGGCCATCAACTCCCTGGCCTTCGTCGACTTCATCTTCCTGCTGGAGGAGCTGACCGGCGAGCTGATCGATCCGGAAGACCTGGATCTGGACGACTTCCGCACCCTCGACGCGATCGAGGCCCGATTCTTCAAGCAGAAGGCAGCGCAATGA
- a CDS encoding diiron oxygenase codes for MAESSYYNPYTIFEWPEKIEPDMPWMSESLTTLAGTPMWDELTREQQLDLTRYEAINFFSLNVHGIRELMSEVVMRIHERAYADVSEFLHHFIGEENEHMWFFSRFCLKYGGKLYPAQPTLQADSVSHLSPVAREAIIFARILIFEEIVDYFNAHMATDEALPHIAREINRVHHQDESRHVAFGRMIFTDLLGQVARRDPAEVPAVAAYLESYLQYSIGTLYNPAAYRDAGIPDALALRRRALEHPARLEAHEEILKRTRKFLTKAGAGRELIA; via the coding sequence ATGGCCGAATCCAGCTACTACAATCCGTACACGATTTTCGAGTGGCCCGAGAAGATCGAGCCCGACATGCCGTGGATGAGCGAGAGTCTGACCACGTTGGCGGGAACGCCGATGTGGGACGAGCTCACCCGGGAACAGCAGCTGGATCTGACCCGGTACGAAGCGATCAACTTCTTCAGCCTCAACGTCCACGGCATCCGTGAGCTGATGAGCGAAGTGGTGATGCGCATCCACGAGCGGGCCTATGCCGACGTCTCGGAGTTCCTGCACCACTTCATCGGCGAAGAGAACGAGCACATGTGGTTCTTCTCCCGATTCTGCCTGAAGTACGGCGGCAAGCTGTACCCGGCGCAGCCGACGCTGCAGGCCGACTCCGTGTCGCACCTCTCGCCGGTGGCCCGTGAGGCGATCATCTTCGCGCGCATCCTCATCTTCGAGGAGATCGTCGACTACTTCAACGCGCACATGGCGACCGACGAGGCCCTGCCGCACATCGCCCGCGAGATCAACCGCGTGCACCACCAGGACGAGAGCCGGCACGTCGCGTTCGGCCGGATGATCTTCACCGATCTGCTGGGCCAGGTGGCCAGGCGCGACCCGGCGGAGGTGCCGGCGGTCGCCGCGTACCTGGAGAGCTACCTCCAGTACAGCATCGGCACCCTCTACAACCCCGCCGCCTACCGCGACGCGGGCATCCCGGACGCCCTGGCCCTGCGCCGGCGCGCGCTGGAGCACCCCGCCCGGCTGGAGGCGCACGAGGAGATCCTGAAGCGCACCCGGAAGTTCCTGACCAAGGCGGGCGCCGGCCGGGAGCTGATCGCATGA
- a CDS encoding ketoacyl-ACP synthase III, whose amino-acid sequence MTDVRILGTGAYVPERVVSNDEVAAAAGVDDAWITAKTGIRERRWAAGDEATSDLAAAAGRAALRSAGLTAEDLSVIVVATSTPDRPQPPTAAYVQQRLGATGAAAFDVNAVCSGTVFALSAAEGVLGRTGGHALVIGADVYSRILNRADRRTVILFGDGAGAVVLGASGGQGPRVRHVALHSFGDLSGLIEVPAGGSRMPVDETVLDEGLQYFTMDGRGVRDFVGDHLPRLVKGFLHDCGVTPDDIAHFVPHQANGVMLDSVFAGLDLPRATMHRTLTHYGNTGAASLPITLDSAARAGAFTPGDLILMAGFGGGMAAGFALVEW is encoded by the coding sequence ATGACCGACGTCAGAATCCTCGGTACGGGTGCCTATGTGCCGGAGCGCGTCGTGTCCAATGACGAGGTCGCCGCGGCGGCCGGGGTCGACGACGCGTGGATCACCGCCAAGACCGGCATCCGGGAGCGGCGATGGGCCGCCGGCGACGAGGCCACCTCGGACCTGGCCGCCGCCGCGGGACGTGCCGCGCTGCGGTCGGCCGGCCTCACCGCCGAGGACCTGTCCGTGATCGTGGTCGCCACGTCCACGCCCGACCGGCCGCAGCCGCCCACCGCCGCCTACGTCCAGCAGCGGCTCGGAGCGACCGGCGCGGCCGCGTTCGACGTCAACGCGGTCTGCTCCGGCACGGTGTTCGCGCTGTCCGCGGCCGAGGGCGTCCTCGGCCGCACCGGCGGCCACGCGCTGGTCATCGGCGCCGACGTGTACTCGCGCATCCTGAACCGGGCCGACCGCAGGACCGTGATCCTCTTCGGGGACGGCGCCGGAGCCGTGGTCCTGGGCGCGTCCGGCGGTCAGGGACCCCGTGTCCGGCACGTCGCGCTGCACTCGTTCGGCGACCTGTCGGGGCTCATCGAGGTGCCCGCCGGCGGCAGTCGCATGCCCGTGGACGAGACGGTCCTCGACGAGGGGCTCCAGTACTTCACGATGGACGGGCGAGGCGTGCGGGACTTCGTCGGCGACCATCTGCCGCGGCTGGTCAAGGGGTTCCTGCACGACTGCGGTGTCACGCCCGACGACATCGCCCACTTCGTGCCGCACCAGGCCAACGGCGTCATGCTGGACAGCGTCTTCGCCGGCCTGGACCTCCCGCGCGCGACCATGCACCGCACGCTGACGCACTACGGCAACACGGGAGCCGCCTCGCTCCCGATCACCCTGGACTCGGCCGCCCGCGCCGGCGCCTTCACCCCCGGCGATCTGATCCTCATGGCGGGCTTCGGGGGCGGCATGGCGGCGGGATTCGCGCTGGTCGAGTGGTGA
- a CDS encoding hydroxymethylglutaryl-CoA synthase yields MSSNSSFGIHDLSFATTEYVLSHEALAAYNGTEIGKYHIGIGQRSMSVPAADEDIVTLGATAAAPIIARHGSDRIRTVVFATESSIDQAKSAGVYVHSLLGLSSACRVVELKQACYGATAALQFAIGLVRRDPDQQVLVIASDVSRYELDSPGEATQGAAAVAMLVAADPALVRIENPSGLFTADVMDFWRPNYLTTALVDGQESVQAYLQAVASSWKDYGEQGGRALEEFAAFCYHQPFTKMAYKAHHHLLHHTGHETDKAAIEKAIGQTVAYNATIGNSYTASVYLALAALLDQADDLTDQPIGFLSYGSGSVAEFFAGTVAPGYREHLRTEANLAAIARREPVDHARYRELHERSFPSDGGEHLTPRQTTGPFRLAGLSGHKRIYQTR; encoded by the coding sequence ATGTCCAGCAACTCCTCCTTCGGAATCCACGATCTGTCGTTCGCGACGACCGAGTACGTCCTGTCGCACGAGGCACTCGCCGCGTACAACGGCACCGAGATCGGCAAGTACCACATCGGCATCGGCCAGCGGTCGATGAGCGTGCCCGCCGCGGACGAGGACATCGTGACGCTCGGCGCCACCGCCGCGGCCCCGATCATCGCCCGGCACGGTTCCGACCGGATCCGCACGGTGGTCTTCGCGACGGAGTCCTCGATCGACCAGGCGAAGTCGGCGGGCGTGTACGTGCACTCCCTGCTCGGCCTGTCGTCGGCCTGCCGCGTCGTCGAACTGAAGCAGGCGTGCTACGGGGCCACGGCCGCCCTGCAGTTCGCCATCGGGCTCGTGCGACGCGACCCGGACCAGCAGGTCCTCGTGATCGCGAGCGACGTGTCCCGGTACGAGCTGGACAGCCCCGGCGAGGCGACCCAGGGCGCCGCCGCGGTGGCCATGCTGGTCGCCGCCGACCCCGCCCTGGTCCGCATCGAGAACCCCTCGGGACTGTTCACGGCCGACGTCATGGACTTCTGGCGGCCGAACTACCTCACCACCGCGCTGGTCGACGGGCAGGAGTCCGTCCAGGCGTACCTGCAGGCCGTCGCGAGCAGCTGGAAGGACTACGGCGAGCAGGGCGGACGCGCGCTCGAGGAGTTCGCCGCGTTCTGCTACCACCAGCCGTTCACGAAGATGGCCTACAAGGCCCACCACCACCTGCTCCACCACACGGGCCACGAGACCGACAAGGCGGCCATCGAGAAGGCCATCGGGCAGACCGTGGCCTACAACGCCACCATCGGCAACAGCTACACCGCCTCGGTGTACCTCGCCCTCGCCGCGCTGCTCGACCAGGCGGACGACCTGACCGACCAGCCCATCGGCTTCCTCAGCTACGGCTCCGGCAGCGTGGCCGAGTTCTTCGCCGGCACCGTCGCCCCGGGCTACCGGGAGCACCTGCGGACCGAGGCGAACCTGGCGGCGATAGCCCGGCGCGAGCCGGTCGACCACGCCCGCTACCGGGAGCTGCACGAGCGGTCCTTCCCGTCCGACGGCGGCGAGCACCTCACCCCGCGGCAGACCACCGGGCCCTTCCGCCTGGCCGGCCTCAGCGGTCACAAGCGCATCTACCAGACGCGCTAG
- a CDS encoding hydroxymethylglutaryl-CoA reductase translates to MTETHAVARVPMKWVGPLRISGNVATTETHVPLATYETPLWPSVGRGAKVSMLTEQGIVATLVDERMTRSVLVEATDAQTAYTAARTIEARIEELRAVVRTCSRFAELLQVRHEIAGNLLFIRFEFSTGDASGHNMATLASDTLLTHLLQTVPGISYGSISGNYCTDKKATAINGILGRGKNVVTELLVPRAVVERTLHTTAAKIVELNIRKNLLGTLLAGGIRSANAHYANMLLGFYLATGQDAANIVEGSQGVTLAEDRDGDLYFSCNLPNLIVGTVGNGKGLEFVETNLNRLGCREDRAPGENARRLAVFAAATVLCGELSLLAAQTNPGELMRAHVALERDNTTAKVGV, encoded by the coding sequence ATGACCGAAACGCACGCCGTTGCCAGGGTTCCCATGAAGTGGGTCGGCCCCCTTCGCATCTCCGGGAACGTCGCCACCACCGAGACCCATGTCCCCCTCGCCACCTACGAGACGCCGCTGTGGCCCTCCGTGGGCCGCGGCGCGAAGGTGTCCATGCTCACCGAGCAGGGCATCGTCGCCACCCTCGTCGACGAGCGCATGACCCGCTCGGTGCTCGTCGAGGCGACCGACGCCCAGACCGCGTACACGGCCGCCCGCACCATCGAGGCGCGGATCGAGGAACTGCGCGCCGTGGTCCGCACCTGCAGCCGGTTCGCCGAACTGCTCCAGGTCCGGCACGAGATCGCGGGCAACCTGCTGTTCATCCGGTTCGAGTTCAGCACCGGCGACGCCTCCGGCCACAACATGGCCACGCTCGCCTCCGACACCCTGCTGACGCACCTGCTGCAGACCGTTCCGGGCATCTCCTACGGATCGATCTCCGGCAACTACTGCACGGACAAGAAGGCGACCGCGATCAACGGCATCCTGGGCCGCGGCAAGAACGTGGTCACGGAACTGCTCGTCCCCCGGGCCGTGGTGGAACGCACCCTGCACACCACCGCCGCCAAGATCGTCGAACTGAACATCCGCAAGAACCTGCTCGGCACCCTGCTGGCCGGCGGCATCCGCTCGGCCAACGCCCACTACGCCAACATGCTGCTCGGGTTCTACCTGGCCACCGGCCAGGACGCGGCCAACATCGTCGAGGGCTCCCAGGGCGTCACCCTGGCCGAGGACCGCGACGGCGACCTCTACTTCTCCTGCAACCTGCCCAACCTGATCGTCGGCACCGTGGGCAACGGCAAGGGCCTGGAGTTCGTGGAGACGAACCTGAACCGCCTCGGCTGCCGCGAGGACCGCGCCCCCGGCGAGAACGCGCGCCGGCTCGCCGTCTTCGCGGCGGCGACCGTCCTCTGCGGCGAGCTCTCCCTGCTCGCGGCGCAGACCAATCCCGGCGAACTCATGCGCGCGCACGTGGCCCTGGAGCGCGACAACACGACAGCAAAGGTCGGTGTCTGA
- the fni gene encoding type 2 isopentenyl-diphosphate Delta-isomerase, which produces MSAQRKDDHVRLAIEQQDGRGGINQFDEVSFVHHALAGIDRPQVSLDTAFAGISWQVPLYINAMTGGTAKTGAINRDLATAARETGVAIASGSVHAYLKDPTCADTFRVLRRENPHGFVMANVNATASVADTRRAIDLLEADALQIHVNTAQETAMPEGDRSFGSWVSQIEKITAAVDLPVIVKEVGNGLSRETVLTLRQLGVRVADVGGRGGTDFARIENGRRPLGDYAFLHDWGQSTAACLLDAQGAGLPVLASGGVRHPLDVARALALGASGVGASGVFLRTLLDGGVEALIAQITNWLDQLAALQTMLGARTPADLASKDLLITGTLRSFCADRDIDTGRLARRSRSADPLHDSTGRAR; this is translated from the coding sequence ATGAGCGCTCAGCGCAAGGACGACCACGTCCGGCTCGCCATCGAGCAGCAGGACGGCCGTGGTGGGATCAACCAGTTCGACGAGGTGTCGTTCGTCCACCACGCCCTGGCCGGCATCGACCGGCCGCAGGTGTCCCTGGACACCGCCTTCGCCGGGATCTCCTGGCAGGTGCCGCTCTACATCAACGCGATGACCGGCGGCACCGCCAAGACCGGCGCCATCAACCGGGACCTGGCGACGGCCGCCCGCGAGACCGGGGTGGCCATCGCGTCGGGCTCGGTGCACGCGTACCTCAAGGACCCCACCTGCGCCGACACCTTCCGTGTCCTGCGCCGGGAGAACCCCCACGGGTTCGTCATGGCCAACGTGAACGCGACGGCATCGGTCGCCGACACCCGGCGCGCCATCGACCTGCTGGAGGCCGACGCCCTGCAGATCCACGTCAACACGGCGCAGGAGACGGCGATGCCGGAGGGCGACCGGTCCTTCGGATCCTGGGTCTCGCAGATCGAGAAGATCACGGCGGCCGTCGACCTGCCCGTGATCGTCAAGGAGGTCGGCAACGGCCTGAGCCGCGAGACCGTCCTGACGCTGCGGCAGCTGGGGGTCCGCGTGGCGGACGTCGGCGGCCGGGGCGGCACCGACTTCGCCCGCATCGAGAACGGCCGGCGCCCGCTCGGCGACTACGCCTTCCTCCACGACTGGGGGCAGTCCACCGCCGCCTGCCTCCTGGACGCCCAGGGCGCGGGCCTCCCCGTGCTCGCGTCCGGCGGCGTCCGCCACCCCCTCGACGTCGCCCGCGCCCTGGCCCTGGGCGCCTCCGGCGTCGGGGCCTCCGGGGTGTTCCTGCGCACCCTGCTCGACGGCGGGGTCGAGGCGCTGATCGCGCAGATCACGAACTGGCTGGACCAGCTCGCGGCCCTGCAGACCATGCTCGGCGCGCGCACCCCCGCCGACCTCGCGAGCAAGGACCTGCTGATCACCGGCACCCTCCGTTCCTTCTGCGCCGACCGGGACATCGACACCGGGCGACTCGCCCGGCGTTCCCGATCGGCCGACCCCCTCCACGATTCGACGGGAAGAGCACGATGA
- a CDS encoding phosphomevalonate kinase, whose translation MTSGRTVVRSAPGKLFVAGEYAVVEPGTPAVLVAVDREITVTAAVADGADVVISSDLVPRAVTWRWLDGRLHPLGAPNGDSDASGARGALEHVVSAVETVRRLLAERGLPLPGLTLSISSGLHDGGRKYGLGSSGAVTVATIDALTSLCGLDLSLDARYRLAVITSAGIDPKGSGGDLAASTWGGWIAYQAPDRAFVHDLARRHGVEEALRTPWPGHSVRRLPAPRGLTLEVGWTGTPASTSSLVSGLHRRTWRGTASHRAFVETSTDLVRAAITALDAGDAPGLLRQIRRARQELARLDDEVGLGIFTPELTALCAVAEAAGGAAKPSGAGGGDCGIALLDAEATHDISQVRQRWAAAGVLPLPLRPAPEGIEE comes from the coding sequence ATGACCTCGGGGCGAACGGTCGTCCGCAGCGCGCCCGGCAAGCTGTTCGTCGCGGGCGAGTACGCGGTGGTGGAGCCCGGCACCCCGGCCGTCCTGGTGGCCGTGGACCGGGAGATCACGGTCACGGCCGCCGTCGCCGACGGGGCCGACGTCGTGATCTCCTCCGATCTCGTCCCCCGAGCGGTGACCTGGCGATGGCTCGACGGCCGGCTCCACCCCCTCGGCGCGCCGAACGGGGACTCCGACGCGAGCGGCGCGCGCGGCGCGCTGGAGCACGTGGTGTCGGCGGTCGAGACCGTACGACGGCTGCTGGCCGAACGCGGCCTGCCGCTGCCCGGGCTGACCCTCTCGATCAGCAGCGGGCTGCACGACGGCGGCCGCAAGTACGGCCTGGGGTCGAGCGGTGCGGTGACGGTGGCCACGATCGACGCCCTCACGTCCCTGTGCGGCCTGGACCTCTCGCTCGACGCCCGGTACCGGCTGGCCGTGATCACCTCGGCCGGGATCGACCCCAAGGGCTCCGGCGGCGACCTCGCCGCCAGCACCTGGGGCGGCTGGATCGCGTACCAGGCACCCGACCGGGCCTTCGTGCACGACCTCGCCCGCCGCCACGGCGTCGAGGAGGCGCTGCGCACGCCCTGGCCGGGGCACTCGGTCCGAAGGCTTCCGGCCCCGCGCGGCCTCACCCTCGAGGTCGGCTGGACCGGCACCCCGGCCTCGACCTCCTCGCTCGTGTCCGGGCTGCACCGCCGGACCTGGCGCGGCACCGCCTCGCACCGCGCGTTCGTGGAGACCTCCACCGACCTCGTACGCGCGGCGATCACCGCCCTCGACGCCGGCGACGCCCCGGGCCTGCTGCGTCAGATCCGCCGCGCCCGGCAGGAGCTGGCCCGGCTCGACGACGAGGTCGGGCTCGGCATCTTCACGCCGGAGCTGACCGCGCTGTGCGCGGTCGCCGAGGCCGCCGGCGGCGCCGCCAAACCGTCCGGGGCGGGCGGCGGCGACTGCGGCATAGCCCTGCTCGACGCCGAGGCCACGCACGACATCTCGCAGGTACGGCAACGGTGGGCCGCGGCCGGGGTGCTGCCCCTGCCGCTCCGGCCCGCCCCGGAAGGGATCGAGGAATGA
- the mvaD gene encoding diphosphomevalonate decarboxylase, with the protein MPEHQTTALRTRERTAADGATAVAHPNIALIKYWGKRDERLHLPWTSSLSMTLDIFPTTTSVRLDAEAADDEVTFNGSPASGEERRRIAAFLDLVRRRSRLTHRAVVDTRNTVPTGAGLASSAGGFAALAVAAAAAYGLGLDDAGLSRLARRGSGSASRSIFGGFAVWHAGTPTAPPAEADLSSYAEPVVAGDLDPALVIAVVNAGPKEVSSRAAMRRTVETSPLFEPWAASSRDDLTEMRAALLRADLDAVGEIAERNALGMHATMLGARPAVRYLSPATLTVLDSVLELRRDGVSAYATMDAGPNVKVLCRRTDAERVAEAVRAAAAGGTVHIAGPGQGARLVDESGR; encoded by the coding sequence ATGCCTGAGCACCAGACCACCGCGCTCCGCACGCGGGAACGGACGGCCGCGGACGGGGCCACCGCCGTCGCGCACCCGAACATCGCGCTGATCAAGTACTGGGGGAAGCGCGACGAGCGCCTCCACCTCCCCTGGACCAGCAGCCTGTCGATGACCCTGGACATCTTCCCCACGACCACCAGCGTCCGGCTCGACGCCGAGGCCGCGGACGACGAGGTGACCTTCAACGGCTCGCCCGCGTCGGGCGAGGAACGGCGGCGCATCGCCGCCTTCCTCGACCTGGTGCGCCGGCGGAGCAGGCTCACGCACCGGGCCGTCGTCGACACCCGCAACACCGTCCCCACCGGGGCGGGCCTGGCGTCCTCCGCCGGCGGGTTCGCCGCGCTCGCCGTCGCCGCCGCCGCCGCGTACGGACTCGGCCTCGACGACGCCGGTCTCTCCCGGCTGGCCCGGCGCGGCTCCGGCTCGGCCTCGCGGTCGATCTTCGGCGGCTTCGCCGTCTGGCACGCCGGCACCCCCACGGCGCCGCCCGCCGAGGCCGACCTCAGCTCCTACGCCGAGCCGGTCGTGGCCGGCGACCTCGACCCCGCGCTGGTCATCGCGGTGGTCAACGCGGGCCCCAAGGAGGTGTCCAGCCGCGCGGCCATGCGCCGCACGGTCGAGACCTCCCCCCTCTTCGAGCCCTGGGCCGCGTCGAGCCGGGACGACCTCACCGAGATGCGGGCGGCGCTGCTGCGCGCCGACCTCGACGCGGTGGGGGAGATCGCCGAGCGCAACGCCCTCGGCATGCACGCGACCATGCTCGGCGCGCGCCCCGCGGTGCGCTACCTCTCGCCCGCCACGCTCACCGTCCTCGACAGCGTGCTGGAGCTCCGGCGCGACGGCGTCTCGGCCTACGCGACCATGGACGCCGGACCGAACGTCAAGGTGCTCTGCCGCCGCACGGACGCCGAGCGGGTCGCCGAGGCCGTGCGCGCCGCCGCCGCCGGCGGCACCGTGCACATCGCCGGGCCGGGGCAGGGCGCCCGCCTGGTGGACGAGAGCGGACGATGA
- the mvk gene encoding mevalonate kinase — protein sequence MKSRQGELLTPAPPASMAGTAEGRPARSVGTGRAHAKLILLGEHAVVYGAPALALPVPQLSITASAGFSTRGGEPAGVSFTMTGSAWKQVETQASEGLRRLTTDFRASMGIDDARHLDVIIDGSIPLGRGLGSSAACARAVVLALFDLCGREVSERTTFELVQTAENVMHGKASGVDAVTVGATAPLLFQAGEARTPDVGCDALFVVADSGTVGSTKEAVDKLRESFRRHAGTQERFVRQASDLTREAVAALAAGEPAALGSLMTEYHGLLRDGGLSTDRIEAMVGAALAAGSLGAKITGGGLGGCVLALTQPERAREVTQRLHEAGAAQTWIVPLRRLVTHA from the coding sequence ATGAAATCTCGACAAGGGGAGCTGCTGACGCCGGCTCCACCGGCCTCGATGGCGGGGACGGCGGAAGGCCGCCCCGCTCGCTCGGTCGGCACCGGCCGCGCCCACGCCAAGCTCATCCTGCTGGGGGAGCACGCGGTCGTGTACGGCGCCCCGGCGCTCGCCCTGCCCGTTCCGCAGCTGTCGATCACCGCCAGCGCCGGGTTCTCCACCCGTGGTGGGGAACCGGCCGGCGTCTCCTTCACGATGACCGGATCGGCCTGGAAGCAGGTCGAGACGCAGGCGTCCGAGGGGCTGCGCCGGCTGACCACCGACTTCCGGGCGTCCATGGGCATCGACGACGCCCGGCACCTCGACGTGATCATCGACGGTTCCATCCCGCTCGGCAGGGGACTCGGCTCCAGCGCGGCCTGCGCCCGTGCCGTCGTCCTCGCCCTGTTCGACCTCTGCGGCCGCGAGGTCTCGGAGCGGACGACGTTCGAGCTGGTGCAGACCGCCGAGAACGTGATGCACGGCAAGGCCAGCGGCGTCGACGCCGTCACCGTCGGCGCGACCGCCCCGCTGCTGTTCCAGGCGGGCGAGGCCCGCACGCCGGACGTCGGCTGCGACGCGCTGTTCGTCGTCGCGGACAGCGGCACCGTCGGCAGCACCAAGGAAGCGGTCGACAAGCTCCGGGAGAGTTTCCGGCGCCACGCCGGAACGCAGGAGAGGTTCGTGCGCCAGGCGTCCGACCTGACGCGCGAGGCCGTGGCCGCCCTCGCCGCCGGCGAGCCGGCCGCGCTCGGCTCCCTGATGACGGAGTACCACGGACTGCTCCGCGACGGCGGGCTGAGCACCGACCGGATCGAGGCGATGGTCGGTGCCGCGCTCGCCGCGGGCAGCCTCGGCGCCAAGATCACCGGCGGCGGACTGGGCGGCTGCGTCCTCGCGCTGACCCAGCCCGAGCGGGCGCGAGAGGTCACCCAGCGGCTGCACGAAGCGGGCGCCGCACAGACGTGGATCGTCCCCCTGAGGAGGCTCGTCACTCATGCCTGA
- a CDS encoding polyprenyl synthetase family protein, giving the protein MSPTTSLSELGADALDSVHLRGLIDERLNAFLDDKCLRDADVHLVSLIEHLRGFLTAGGKRIRPLLCMVGWHAARGQGPTEPVIGAAASLELFHAFTLIHDDVMDGSDTRRGRPTLHRALESGADEASAERFGVNSAILLGDLVMVWSDELLYSSGLEQRQLAAARPLLDAMRTEVMIGQYRDLLATGKPNADVERSLAVIRYKTAKYTVERPLHIGAALAGADQSLLDVCTAYALPIGEAFQLRDDLLGVFGDPSKTGKSTLDDLREGKATALMAHALHAADAEQARVLKSLVGDPDLDEAGAETVRGLLRATGAADKVEQMITDRVQRARRVLDEAPFPEEVRKTLDTFITTTTLRST; this is encoded by the coding sequence ATGAGCCCCACCACCAGCCTGAGCGAGCTGGGAGCCGATGCCCTGGACTCCGTTCATCTGCGCGGCCTGATCGACGAGCGGCTGAACGCCTTCCTCGACGACAAGTGCCTCAGGGACGCGGATGTCCACCTGGTCTCGCTCATCGAGCACCTGCGCGGCTTCCTGACCGCGGGCGGCAAGCGCATACGGCCCCTCCTGTGCATGGTGGGCTGGCACGCGGCGCGCGGACAGGGCCCGACGGAGCCGGTCATCGGCGCGGCGGCCTCGCTCGAACTCTTCCACGCCTTCACCCTCATCCACGACGACGTGATGGACGGCTCCGACACCCGGCGCGGCCGTCCGACCCTCCACCGCGCGCTGGAGTCCGGCGCGGACGAAGCGAGCGCCGAGCGGTTCGGCGTCAACAGCGCGATCCTGCTCGGCGACCTGGTCATGGTGTGGTCGGACGAGCTGCTGTACTCCAGCGGCCTCGAGCAGCGGCAGCTGGCCGCCGCCCGCCCGCTGCTGGACGCCATGCGCACCGAGGTGATGATCGGCCAGTACCGGGATCTGCTGGCCACCGGGAAGCCGAACGCGGACGTCGAGCGGTCGCTGGCGGTCATCCGCTACAAGACGGCCAAGTACACCGTGGAGCGCCCGCTGCACATCGGCGCGGCCCTCGCCGGCGCGGACCAGTCCCTGCTGGACGTCTGCACCGCCTACGCGCTTCCGATCGGAGAGGCCTTCCAGCTCCGCGACGACCTGCTCGGCGTCTTCGGCGACCCGTCCAAGACCGGCAAGTCGACCCTGGACGACCTGCGGGAGGGCAAGGCGACGGCCCTGATGGCCCACGCCCTCCACGCCGCCGACGCCGAGCAGGCGCGGGTGCTGAAGTCCCTGGTCGGCGACCCGGACCTGGACGAAGCGGGTGCCGAGACGGTCCGCGGGCTCCTCCGGGCCACGGGCGCCGCCGACAAGGTCGAGCAGATGATCACCGACCGGGTGCAGCGGGCCCGGCGGGTCCTGGACGAGGCCCCGTTCCCGGAAGAGGTCAGGAAGACCCTCGACACCTTCATCACCACCACCACGCTCAGGAGCACCTGA